A window of Choloepus didactylus isolate mChoDid1 chromosome 21, mChoDid1.pri, whole genome shotgun sequence contains these coding sequences:
- the LOC119517187 gene encoding translation initiation factor IF-2-like, whose product MSLGAAGFTSLLHVQACDLGHPGQNSRSRPRALIAVWRNCSSVKLVTVLSAGCTSRAKLCRAEEEHRTHGSLHKPRTLFCPAASECTTQKPACCPAFSHSAASVSPHAQPILPLTVAESAELHPRAPSLVSTLPLRDRGLRPPPGTRCAPNPVSPRGQAPRGSSLPSPARLGHQKPGYFQTLNSLSRRLHPAPRPRSGPSAPSRPLPGGGGSQGQRLRPTLQGGGRLPSGTAAARATRKPIPTCRPEG is encoded by the exons ATGAG CCTGGGTGCAGCTGGCTTCACGTCTCTGCTCCACGTACAggcatgtgaccttgggcacccTGGCCAGAACTCACGGAGCCGCCCAAG AGCACTGATCGCTGTTTGGCGCAACTGTTCATCTGTAAAGCTGGTCACTGTTCTCTCTGCTGGCTGCACATCCCGTGCAAAGCTGTGCCGAGCCGAGGAGGAACACAGAACGCACGGCTCTCTCCACAAGCCCCGCACCCTCTTCTGCCCCGCTGCAAGCGAATGCACCACCCAGAAGCCTGCTTGTTGCCCGGCATTTTCCCATTCCGCCGCGTCCGTCAGTCCCCACGCCCAGCCAATCCTACCCCTGACGGTCGCCGAGTCTGCCGAACTCCATCCTCGGGCCCCTTCCCTAGTCAGCACCCTTCCTCTCCGGGACCGCGGACTGCGGCCGCCGCCTGGCACACGCTGTGCCCCCAACCCTGTCTCCCCTCGTGGTCAGGCTCCCCGCGGCTCCTCCCTTCCCAGCCCGGCGCGTCTAGGCCACCAAAAGCCCGGCTATTTCCAGACCCTTAACAGCCTATCCCGTCGCCTCCACCCGGCCCCCCGGCCCCGGTCAGGCCCCTCCGCTCCCTCCAGGCCGCTCCCGGGTGGCGGCGGCTCTCAGGGACAGCGCCTGCGTCCTACGCTCCAGGGCGGAGGCCGCCTCCCGTCGGGCACCGCGGCGGCGAGGGCGACCCGGAAGCCGATCCCGACGTGCAGGCCAGAGGGCTGA